Within Ptiloglossa arizonensis isolate GNS036 chromosome 8, iyPtiAriz1_principal, whole genome shotgun sequence, the genomic segment tacacatttttaTAACGATATAAACTTAATAATTATACCTATTTtatcttttttataaaatagcTGAGGAAAGTGGGGTAGAATCTTTAATTGATCTTTTTTACAAACAAGAAGAATTGGCTCGTGCCGAGGAACAAAAAACGGATGCTATTTTAGATGGTAAAAAAGATTCTGAACAAACAGAGACTGTatcaacaacaacaaaaacTCAAGAAGAATTTATTGAAGAAACTGTTACAAaatgtttgtataattttagttttaatgagtataaaattttatgaagaaatttaataaatttataaaccaTTTTTTTCTTCAGTATTGCAAAAAGCCGGACGTCATATGGAACATACTTTAATAGGAGCATACGTAGTGCTTTTACTTGGTTACTTAATAATGGATaataaggtaacaaattttagtCCTTTTGATATAAACGAAATATAAACAGAGCAATATAGATGTATTACAAGTATGAAGCATTAAAAGCAAacattaaaataatttgtatttatttctagGATTATGAATCGTTGGTACGCAGTAGACTTCcagataataattttattactatggtgtctgtacttcagaaattttttaatttcatgaaTTTAACGGCAtcggtaattattttttagcCTTTTGTTAAACCTTATTAACAtattattaatgtatttaatcgtttctaaatatgaaaataatttattgcaGAATGAAGTAAGCAGCTGTGGAATTGCTGCTACTGAAAAGGTGATTAAGTTCCTAAAGATGTCAGATGCCAgaattgaagaagaaaaaaatgaactaCCATTACCAGTGTTAGAAGATCCAAACATAATGCTCGATTTATCTTCATCTTGATTGATATCTCACATACACATTTGACATTTTTTATTACCCTGGCATGCAAAGAGAGCCAAAGTTATATGTGTCCAACGAAGAAAATTCTTTCTATCGCAGTATGAATGGACCTGTTTCATATTGACCATATATTttgatatatatttattcaCTTACGTAATTTATTGCTGTACCTTTCATTAAATTCACTTATTTCCCCACTAGCAGTAACAAGTTAGATATTAAGCATAAGTTGTTAATTAATTACGCAGAACCTAATACCATAAAAAACACGCCTTGTAATTACGCATATGACTCACTTAAGTTTTCTGCTGGCGtgtatgtattattattaattactcgATTCGCcaatcgattttttaatttttctgacTGTTAAGAAAAGTGACAAGATGTAAACCTCTTGCCAGTTTATAATTTGTTTGCTGTATAATAACgcataaatttgaaattttacaattacttTACAATTTGAGTTTATCTACCTTGTAAGTTCTATCATATGATTGGCGACGTTGGGATTTACCATAActcattaaaatttgaaatagcaTTATTATCTaagtttattttaatattaaaattatactataagccttgtaaatgtaaatttataaattataattgtatcTTAAATTCACAGTTTCAAGTTATTAGATCCCATTAACAGGCACAGGATTTCATGAACCTCTAATCACATTTTTGCCTGACAAAATAAGGGAAAGAATGAGAGATATATTATATTGTTATGTATATGCAATAAACAAGCTTCGAAAATACAAATCTGTAAAATAaagcattttttaaataaaaataaaatacgttgtgtattagaaaacataaaaaataattttatcccatattaaaaatttattttaatttctcttgcgtttctATGCACACTTCTAATTTTGAATTGAATACTTCGACGAATGTTCGAGTATGTAGCATCTGTGACGAACTTCAAGCAAGTTTCTAAATTTGTAATGAGTTGGAAATCTCTATTAAAACTTTGTTTTCGTTCATATGAATATattacatgtgtatttttttcttttaagtaACTACATATTAACTTAATGATTTTAGTCCTGATTGAAAACTAATactataatgaaaataatatatgaGTAGGATATATAATTTGTctaaatacaacaaatttcaaATATGTACAATGCAATttagtatttaataaatttatattgtgGATTTaagggtaataataataaaaataacaataacaatatagTAACTGAAGAAATGTTACTTATACAACTTCTTTCGAAGTGAGTATTAATTCACGCGATGTTAATAAGTGATGATCTATCAATTTTAAAGGAAATTGGTCTCAAACTtgatacatttaaaaattaattattgagaaacattatttttaattaaaactaaTATTACTGATTTTCAGACATATTAGAACTCAAATTGTGTTACCATATAAATGGTTAAATGTAACCTTCAATATAGTTAGACTGAGTTCTGAGTCATCATCATCAGATTCGTCTGATTCTGATTCGGAGTTTGGTGATAGAGATAAACAACAAATTAAGAAAACTACAAGCGATAAGATTAATATAAGAGAGAATAACAAAGAGTTTTCAGATCTAATAGATGTACTATTGAAGGTAAATAATTTATTGTTCGTAATTTCAAAGACAAATTAAAAAGGCAAATATTTTGTTGTGTTGTTATATTTACAGAATAAGCCTTCAAAAAATGCAAACATCGGAATTAATTTAAAGGAAAGTAAAAACGATATAGGTAAATTTACGATGTAATTTAAAATGAACAAACTACATTCCTTTAAGAATTTTATAATCTGTTAGAATAAGTTGCATAAGCAAAAATTAATcagttatttatattaattagtaTTATTTATAATGAATTCATATTAagattacaaattttgtttatagAGAATTATGTGAAGAAAACAGCTGAAACATTAACTTCAACAGTTGGAGGAGATAAGGACAAAATTTGTTCATtgctattaaataatttatctaaTATGAAAATGTTTGTATATAATATCTCAAAATTAGATAATATTCATTTTAAACagttaaattatataaataataaaacactcatgatgtattttattttagtgCTTCTTTAGATAAAAAAGATACTATaaatcaatttaaaaataagCAAGAGATGCTTGCAAGTAATATAATAgacaaaataaaagtaaatagatatgaaacaaacaaaacaaaaatgGTTGAAGATGAAAGTAGACAAAATTATAAACCACAAGATGAACAGTCTATAATTCATGCACTATTGAAAGATCAAGTTGCAACaaataaatatgaaagtagacaaaATTATAAACCACAAGATGAAAAGTCTATAATTCATACACTATTGAAAGATCAAGTTGCaataaataaacatgaaaaaaacaaaacaaaaatggTTGAAGATGAAAGTAGACAAAATTATAAACCACAAGATGAACAGTCTATAATTCATGCACTATTGAAAGATCAAGTTGCAACaaataaatatgaaagtagacaaaATTATAAACCACAAGATGAACAGTCTATAATTCATGCACTATTGAAAGATCAAGTTGCAACaaataaatatgaaagtagacaaaATTATAAACCACAAGATGAACCATCTATAATTAATGCACTATTGAAAGATCAAGTTGCAATAAATAAACATGAAAGAAACAAAGCAAAAATGGTTGAAGATGAAAGTAGACAAAATTATAAACCACAAGATGAACCATCTATAATTAATGCACTATTGAAAGATCAAGTTGCAATAAATAAACatgaaagaaacaaaacaaaaatggTTGAAGATGAAAGTAGACAAAATTATAAACCACAAGATGAACAGTCTATAATTCATACACTATTGAAAGATCAAGTTGCAATAAAGAaatatgaaagtagacaaaATTATAAACCACAAGATGAACCATCTATAATTAATGCACTATTGAAAGATCAAGTTGCAATAAAGAaatatgaaagtagacaaaATTATAAACCACAAGAAGAACAAAAAGGAGAGTCTATAATTGAAACACTAATGAAAGATCGAGTTGAATTCAATAAATATAGAAGACACAAAACAAAAATGGTTAAAGACACAGATTTAGACATAGATAGTCTAAATTTTGAATCACAAGAGGAACTATTTATAaggtattatatttcatattatttataagaaatcaaaatatttaaatatttactatAAAATTTGTAGTAATAATCAGCATGGATCAACAGAAAACGATATATTACTTTCAAAAAATTTAGAGAATTTGACAAGTACAGAAAGTGTTCCTGTACTCAAAACATGGGATGCATGTGAGGCAGAATCATTTAAATTCTTCACAAAACATTATCCTGAAAATGCATTTCAAGAAATGATTCAGTGGACTGATGAAGGAAAATTATGGAAATTTCCCATTAACAATGAACAAGGTATTGACACAAAAATTGTCAGCTACATTGTCTTTTTCTTACTTACTTTTTATTTCTCATATTAAATAGTTGTAAATAAAAGAGTATCTTTGTATAATATAGGAATGGAAGAGGAacagaatgtgcatttttcagaaCATATATTTTTAGAGCGCCATTTGATAGGGTGGTGTCCTACCAAAGGTCCAATACGACATTTTATGGAATTGGTGTGCAATGGGCTTTCAAAAAATCCATATATGACAGTTCAAGAAAAATTTGATCATATAATGTGGTATaaagaatattttgaaagtaaTAACGATTTATTAGAGAAATTAGGGATTGGAACAATTGTTCCAGTTAATGATAAAAAACAAATTGCGATAGAGTAATAATATTAACTTTCCAGAATGTATTAGTTTAATCAAATAATAAAAGAGTTTGTATACATGTATTGTATCCCTAATcaatttattctttaaaaagtactagtatttttttacatatattttagtTTCAGTGTATCTTAATATTTACTGTGTTATTAATTATGtttctaaaaagaaattttataaattatagtaaTACTTAGCGAGTTTAATAAGATTCTTAAATGCGAAGGAATGAATAGCGGAAATAAGAATAAACGATTAAGTTATCCTTTTAAGCATAAGGTCAATCTAATCTTACTTAAATTAGTTCGTGAAATATATCACAAGGGAGCGTACTAGTCTCGATTGCATCTTTATTTTCTGTTTTAGGTTAACTTAACATACATTCGTCGTTTACAACATATAAAATTTGTGATAAAAAATGATCGAGATAGAAAACATTCAAAATGGATTGCGTTCAGACGGTAGACGTGCATTGGAATTAAAACAAATTCGTGTAAGAATGGGAGTTTTTGGTCAAGCTGATGGTAGTTCTTATATTGAACATGGTAATACTAAGGTTTTAGCTACAGTCTATGGTCCACATCAGGTTAGTATTTAATTTCCTTATCATTAGcgtatacaaaaattttgaaattgattaattttgaaaaactgTCATATTTTACTTATGTTATAATTGTATAGCCACGAGGTTCTATGGGAAGAAG encodes:
- the Mrps31 gene encoding mitochondrial ribosomal protein S31, whose translation is MLLIQLLSKHIRTQIVLPYKWLNVTFNIVRLSSESSSSDSSDSDSEFGDRDKQQIKKTTSDKINIRENNKEFSDLIDVLLKNKPSKNANIGINLKESKNDIENYVKKTAETLTSTVGGDKDKICSLLLNNLSNMKIASLDKKDTINQFKNKQEMLASNIIDKIKVNRYETNKTKMVEDESRQNYKPQDEQSIIHALLKDQVATNKYESRQNYKPQDEKSIIHTLLKDQVAINKHEKNKTKMVEDESRQNYKPQDEQSIIHALLKDQVATNKYESRQNYKPQDEQSIIHALLKDQVATNKYESRQNYKPQDEPSIINALLKDQVAINKHERNKAKMVEDESRQNYKPQDEPSIINALLKDQVAINKHERNKTKMVEDESRQNYKPQDEQSIIHTLLKDQVAIKKYESRQNYKPQDEPSIINALLKDQVAIKKYESRQNYKPQEEQKGESIIETLMKDRVEFNKYRRHKTKMVKDTDLDIDSLNFESQEELFISNNQHGSTENDILLSKNLENLTSTESVPVLKTWDACEAESFKFFTKHYPENAFQEMIQWTDEGKLWKFPINNEQGMEEEQNVHFSEHIFLERHLIGWCPTKGPIRHFMELVCNGLSKNPYMTVQEKFDHIMWYKEYFESNNDLLEKLGIGTIVPVNDKKQIAIE